The sequence below is a genomic window from Limnochordia bacterium.
GGTGATGTCGTTCCTTGAACGAGGAGACTTGCAGACTCTATTAGGTAAGTACGGTCTTCTGCAGCATGTCCTTTCGATTATCTTAAGACAGCCCAATAGTCCCTTTGCTCCCTGGGTGGGTGAGATCGTATCTAGTACTTTGGATGCGGATCTTCTGGATTACTTAAGGCGGGATGCGTATTACTCCGGTTTGTCTCAAACCTATGATGACCGCATCATCGATCATTTTGTGATTTGCGATGGGAAACTTGCGATAAACATGCAAAAACATGGGATGGATCGCCCCGATATTCGCTCCGAAATCCTTCATCTGCTTCGCATGAGGTACGTCCTTACGGAACGGGTCTACTATCATCATACAAAAGTCGTAGCTGGCGCCATGCTCTCTAAGGCTTTGGAGTTAGCAAAAGTCGATGTAAGGGATCTGTACTCCCTGGGGGATTGGCAGCTTCTTGACTACCTTCTGCAGGTGAGTCGGTATAAAGGGATCCCAGGCGTGAAGCGGCTTGTTAAACGACTAACAAGCCGGGATTTACTAAAGCGGGCCTACGTGATATCGCTGGCTACGGTATCGCCACGCAAGCAAGCGCATCTAATCTCCCTCTATTCTCATCCCCGAGGAATTAGGCTAAAGACCGAGCGAGAGATTGCAAGAAGCCTGGCACTGGAGGAAGATGAGGTTATAATCTACTGTCCACCTAAGACTGCTCTGCAGGAGACAGCAGTCTTAGTTAACTCAGCGGCCGGTCTACGACCTTTGAACACACCTGGATTCTGTGAGGAAGCCAACATAGCGCTGCTGGAGAGTCAGTATGAAGCGCTATGGCGTCTGTATGTCTTTGCCCCGAAAGAAAAACGGGCCGACGTCCGGAGGATATGTCAATCCCTCTTCAATCTCCCTAGTGAGTATCAATTCAGCTAGAAAAGCTGGTATTGCCAGCCGGAAAGGCCTGTTCGTTTAAGTGCCAGAATAGTATAATGGCCTTGGTAATGGGGAGTGGAGATTGTGGAGAATGCAGTTAAGGTACGGAGAGTGATTTTCCTAGTTATCATATGTATAGCCTTAATAATTGGAGGGGCCTTCCGCTATTTATCCTCTAATCTGGTGAATGCTCCAAAGACTGCTGTAATCCGGGAATTCCTGATGGATACCCTCGTAGAAATCCAGGTAGAGGAACATGATCAGGAAAAGGCGGTCTTGGCTATGGATAGAATGCGTAGCCTTGCCCTTGTGTTCGATCCTCACTCCGGTGATATAGCGCGGATTAATGATTCTTTTGGGCCTGTGCATGTTTCCGATGAGGTCTATGAATTGCTAGAACTGGTTTTGGCCTATAGCCCGGTTACCCAAGGTGGGTTCAATATCACCATAGGAAGCTTGATTGAATTGTGGGGATTCACTGAGGACACCCCGTCGGTACCTGAGGCCGGTGTCCTTGCTGGCGTCGTATCCGAAATTGCTTCTTTTGGGTTTACCCTAGATCCCGAGGAAAAGACCGTGGCGAAATCCCATCCAAACATGAAGATTGACGTAGGCGGTATTGCCAAGGGATATATCGTCGATCAGGCAGTACTTATGCTTGCTGAGCAGGGTGTGCAGTCTGCTTTAATTAACGCGGGGGGAGACCTCTATGTCCTAGGAAGCCGTCCCCAAGGACATGATTGGCGGATTGCGGTGAGGCATCCCCGTGACCTAGGTGGTTTCTTAGGCACTCTAAAGATCAAGGACTGTGCAGTGGCAACTTCTGGGGATTACCAACGCTTCTTCATTGAAGACGGTCGGCATTACCACCATATTCTAGACCCAGCCACAGGAATGCCGGCAAATAAGTGCATTAGTGTCACTATCCTTTCGAATTCAGTAACCTTAGCAGATATGTTGGCCACCACAGTATTTGTCTTAGGGCCAGATGTAGGAATGTCATTAGTTGAAGGACTAGAGAACACAGAGGCGATCATTGTAGATCAAAAGGGCCGAGTGCTCCTGTCGTCGGGGATCGACAGTAGTCATTGGCCCAAGCAGATTGAGGTGGCGCAATGAGTCGGGATCTCTTCAAGATGGTTAGGCTCGGTCTACTCCTTGGGTTGGCCATGGCCCTGTGGCTTCTTGAAGGTCTATTGCCCATAAATCACGTTATTCCCGGTGCTAAACTGGGTTTGGCCAATGTAGTCATACTGATCATAGTACTTCGCTTTGGCCTTAAGGAAGCGTTGATGATTAACTTATTGCGGTGCTTTATTATTTCCCTGTTTACAGGGACAACCTTTGGCTTTACTTTTGTTCTTAGTCTCGGTGGAGGGATATGCGCCGCGCTGGCTATGGGCGCCATCGGTCGGTGGGGAATGAAGCACGTTAGCGTCATCGGGCTTAGCATTGCCGGTGCCTTCGCCCATAACATTGCTCAAGTTATCTTAGCTTGTATCATGCTAGGGCATCGAGGTATTTTAGTATATCTACCATATTTTTTAGTTTTTTCTTTACCCACGGGCTTCTTTACCGGATTGGTGACCCATTACGTTCTACAGGCTACAGGTTGGCAGGATGTATTTCAGTCAGAAAGGGGCGGTGAGAAGAGTGCGTAGCTGTTTGTCACTCCTTAAGAAGGGGGATTTTGCCATTATGGGTATTGTGTTGTGTTCAGTGTTGATGTCCTTTGCTGCGCTGAATTCCAGGCAGGATGACAAGCAGCTGGAGATTATTGTAACGATCAATGGAGAAGAGGTATATCGCCAGCCGTGGTCTAGGGAGCAGACCTACACAATTGGTCTTAATTTGCCAAAGGGGGCTAAAGCCTTCTTAGATGTGACCCCAGAAGGAGTCCAGATGCAGCCTTTGCCCTTTGAGGTTTGTCCTGCCCAGATCTGCAGCCATATGGGGAGAATATCAAAACCGGGGCAAGTTATCCTTTGTGTGCCCAATAAGCTCATTGTGGAAATAGCCCGGGTGGGATCCCTTCAGTTAGATATTGATGGAATTACAGAGTAGTACATATAGCTAGATATTGATCACTTGTGAGGGAGCGATATTCCATTAGCACAGTCATTTTGGTTAAAGCTAAAGACTATGAGCGACAGACAATCACAAAAGCGATGGAGGAGCTTTTTGGTCATTTGGAGGAGCAGGGTTTTAGCCTCCTAGATACTAAAACTATGATTAAGCCCAATCTGCTTTGTGCTGCACCTCCCACCTCCGCGGTGTGCACCCATTTTAGTGTGATTCATGGGCTTGTTGAGCAGTTGCACAAAAGAGATATCTTTGATCTATCCCTGGGAGATAGCCCCGGCTTTGGTAACTTACAGCGGGTTGCCGAAGC
It includes:
- a CDS encoding FAD:protein FMN transferase, with the protein product MENAVKVRRVIFLVIICIALIIGGAFRYLSSNLVNAPKTAVIREFLMDTLVEIQVEEHDQEKAVLAMDRMRSLALVFDPHSGDIARINDSFGPVHVSDEVYELLELVLAYSPVTQGGFNITIGSLIELWGFTEDTPSVPEAGVLAGVVSEIASFGFTLDPEEKTVAKSHPNMKIDVGGIAKGYIVDQAVLMLAEQGVQSALINAGGDLYVLGSRPQGHDWRIAVRHPRDLGGFLGTLKIKDCAVATSGDYQRFFIEDGRHYHHILDPATGMPANKCISVTILSNSVTLADMLATTVFVLGPDVGMSLVEGLENTEAIIVDQKGRVLLSSGIDSSHWPKQIEVAQ
- a CDS encoding Gx transporter family protein, with protein sequence MSRDLFKMVRLGLLLGLAMALWLLEGLLPINHVIPGAKLGLANVVILIIVLRFGLKEALMINLLRCFIISLFTGTTFGFTFVLSLGGGICAALAMGAIGRWGMKHVSVIGLSIAGAFAHNIAQVILACIMLGHRGILVYLPYFLVFSLPTGFFTGLVTHYVLQATGWQDVFQSERGGEKSA
- a CDS encoding NusG domain II-containing protein — protein: MRSCLSLLKKGDFAIMGIVLCSVLMSFAALNSRQDDKQLEIIVTINGEEVYRQPWSREQTYTIGLNLPKGAKAFLDVTPEGVQMQPLPFEVCPAQICSHMGRISKPGQVILCVPNKLIVEIARVGSLQLDIDGITE
- a CDS encoding HD domain-containing protein produces the protein MLVRDPIHGDIYLTEEETRVLDTAPMQRLRGIKQLGMAYLVYPGCMHTRFEHCLGTLAMAQRILEALMRNGYRISQEEQCLVRMSALVHDISHIPFGHTFEDERAIFPRHDSKERVMSFLERGDLQTLLGKYGLLQHVLSIILRQPNSPFAPWVGEIVSSTLDADLLDYLRRDAYYSGLSQTYDDRIIDHFVICDGKLAINMQKHGMDRPDIRSEILHLLRMRYVLTERVYYHHTKVVAGAMLSKALELAKVDVRDLYSLGDWQLLDYLLQVSRYKGIPGVKRLVKRLTSRDLLKRAYVISLATVSPRKQAHLISLYSHPRGIRLKTEREIARSLALEEDEVIIYCPPKTALQETAVLVNSAAGLRPLNTPGFCEEANIALLESQYEALWRLYVFAPKEKRADVRRICQSLFNLPSEYQFS